A part of Capsicum annuum cultivar UCD-10X-F1 chromosome 6, UCD10Xv1.1, whole genome shotgun sequence genomic DNA contains:
- the LOC124899592 gene encoding uncharacterized protein LOC124899592: MLAGGVIAKEMVQGTAEYGYSCLRAFSYMIDALNVGTTYSIIVNKVDCRFMYYFLSLGPYIRGFAYMRKVIVVNETHLYGKYEGVLLSMVAQDTENYIYPIFFCIIDKENDASWTFFFEKNNSIVVDGPNLYFISDRYNSIANGIAKAYNHAHQGYCMRHLGENLRVNHHCGEHLYLFYNAAKAYYPKEFSNHFVKFKNYCPEAAFFLEHELGFEKWSRTYFPSNRFDVITTNIV; encoded by the coding sequence ATGTTGGCTGGGGGTGTGATTGCCAAGGAAATGGTTCAAGGGACAGCAGAGTATGGGTATTCCTGCCTGCGCGCTTTTTCATACATGATCGACGCTCTTAATGTTGGCACTACCTATTCCATCATAGTGAACAAGGTCGATTGTAGGTTTATGTACTACTTTTTATCGTTGGGCCCTTACATTAGGGGATTCGCCTACATGAGGAAGGTTATTGTAGTCAACGAAACTCATTTATACGGAAAGTACGAGGGCGTACTGCTAAGCATGGTTGCACAGGATACAGAGAACTATATTTATCCAATTTTCTTTTGCATCATTGACAAGGAGAACGATGCATCTTGGACGTTCTTCTTTGAGAAGAATAATTCTATTGTGGTCGATGGACCAAATTTATACTTTATCTCCGATAGGTACAATAGCATCGCCAACGGCATCGCGAAGGCGTACAACCATGCTCATCAAGGGTACTGCATGAGGCACCTAGGTGAAAATCTCCGGGTAAATCACCACTGCGGAGAACACCTCTATCTATTCTACAACGCGGCAAAGGCATATTATCCTAAGGAGTTTAGCAACCATTTTGTGAAATTCAAGAACTACTGTCCCGAGGCAGCCTTTTTCCTCGAGCATGAGCTTGGTTTTGAGAAATGGAGTAGGACATATTTCCCCAGCAATAGGTTTGATGTGATAACCACAAATATTGTCTAG